Proteins co-encoded in one Erinaceus europaeus chromosome 2, mEriEur2.1, whole genome shotgun sequence genomic window:
- the RPL18 gene encoding large ribosomal subunit protein eL18 isoform X2: MGVDIRHNKDRKVRRKEPKSQDIYLRLLVKLYRFLARRTNSTFNQVVLKRLFMSRTNRPPLSLSRMIRKMKLPGREGKTAVVVGTITDDVRVQEVPKLKVCALRVTTRARSRILKAGGKILTFDQLALDSPKGCGTVLLSGPRKGREVYRHFGKAPGTPHSHTKPYVRSKGRKFERARGRRASRGYKN, encoded by the exons ATG GGAGTTGACATCCGTCACAACAAGGACCGAAAGGTTCGGCGCAAGGAGCCCAAGAGCCAGGACATCTACCTTAGGCTGCTGGTCAAG CTCTACAGGTTCCTGGCCAGGCGGACCAACTCCACCTTCAACCAGGTTGTGCTGAAGAGGTTGTTCATGAGTCGGACCAACCGGCcgcccctgtccctctcccggaTG ATCCGGAAGATGAAGCTTCCCGGCCGGGAAGGCAAAACAGCCGTGGTGGTCGGGACTATCACTGACGACGTGCGTGTCCAGGAGGTGCCCAAGCTGAAG GTATGTGCCCTGCGTGTGACCACCCGTGCCCGGAGCCGCATCCTCAAGGCCGGGGGCAAGATCCTTACGTTTGACCAGCTGGCCCTGGACTCCCCCAAGGGCTGTGGCACCGTCCTGCTCTCTG gaCCTCGTAAGGGCAGAGAGGTGTACAGGCATTTCGGCAAGGCCCCAGGCACCCCGCACAGCCACACCAA GCCTTACGTCCGCTCCAAGGGCCGGAAGTTCGAGAGAGCCAGAGGCCGAAGGGCCAGCCGTGGCTACAAAAACTAA
- the RPL18 gene encoding large ribosomal subunit protein eL18 isoform X1, with product MFLVLLHVWGVDIRHNKDRKVRRKEPKSQDIYLRLLVKLYRFLARRTNSTFNQVVLKRLFMSRTNRPPLSLSRMIRKMKLPGREGKTAVVVGTITDDVRVQEVPKLKVCALRVTTRARSRILKAGGKILTFDQLALDSPKGCGTVLLSGPRKGREVYRHFGKAPGTPHSHTKPYVRSKGRKFERARGRRASRGYKN from the exons ATGTTTCTGGTCCTGCTCCACGTGTGG GGAGTTGACATCCGTCACAACAAGGACCGAAAGGTTCGGCGCAAGGAGCCCAAGAGCCAGGACATCTACCTTAGGCTGCTGGTCAAG CTCTACAGGTTCCTGGCCAGGCGGACCAACTCCACCTTCAACCAGGTTGTGCTGAAGAGGTTGTTCATGAGTCGGACCAACCGGCcgcccctgtccctctcccggaTG ATCCGGAAGATGAAGCTTCCCGGCCGGGAAGGCAAAACAGCCGTGGTGGTCGGGACTATCACTGACGACGTGCGTGTCCAGGAGGTGCCCAAGCTGAAG GTATGTGCCCTGCGTGTGACCACCCGTGCCCGGAGCCGCATCCTCAAGGCCGGGGGCAAGATCCTTACGTTTGACCAGCTGGCCCTGGACTCCCCCAAGGGCTGTGGCACCGTCCTGCTCTCTG gaCCTCGTAAGGGCAGAGAGGTGTACAGGCATTTCGGCAAGGCCCCAGGCACCCCGCACAGCCACACCAA GCCTTACGTCCGCTCCAAGGGCCGGAAGTTCGAGAGAGCCAGAGGCCGAAGGGCCAGCCGTGGCTACAAAAACTAA
- the SPHK2 gene encoding sphingosine kinase 2 isoform X2: MKPGQELTQSWAHKPSRSLDKAEAMAPPPPPPPPAVNTPLLHGEFGSYPARGSRFALTLTPQALYIQRLRPKPEARPRGGLVPLTEVSGCCTLRSQRASDPAAYFCIYTYPQGKRGGRRRTARTFQADGAATYEENRAEVQHWATVLMCLLRGLPLPGDREITPELLTKPPRLLLLVNPFGGRGLAWQWCKNHVLPMITEAGLSFNLIQTERQNHARELVQGLKLSEWDGIVTLSGDGLLFEVLNGLLHRPDWEKAIRMPVGILPCGSGNALAGAVNQHGGFEQALGLDLLLNCSLLLCRGGDRPLDLLSVTLASGSRCISFLSVAWGFVSDVDIQSERFRALGSARFTLGAMLGLATLHTYRGRLSYLPASGEPVSPSPAQGLPRAKSELTLAPAPAPSLTHSPLHRSVSDLPLPLPQPQPQPPLTSPSSPEPLPILALNGGGPELAGDWAGDAPLSPDPLLPSPPASPKAAVLSPITEGAPETPESSGLPPPTPDAPVATCTGGPPDHLLPPLDAPLPPGWVTLEEDFVLTLAMLPSHLGADLVAAPNARFDDGLVHLFWVRGGISRAALLRLFLAMERGTHLSLGYPQVGYATTLAFRLEPLTPRGVLTVDGEQVEYGPLQAQVHPGLGRLLTGPPGRPAGEP; this comes from the exons ATG AAGCCTGGCCAGGAGCTGACCCAGAGCTGGGCTCACAAGCCTAGCAGAAGTCTGGACAAGGCTGAGGCCatggccccaccaccaccaccaccaccaccggctGTCAACACCCCGCTCCTGCACGGCGAGTTTGGCTCCTATCCAGCCCGCGGCTCCCGCTTCGCCCTCACTCTCACACCACAGGCCCTGTACATTCAGCGGCTGCGCCCCAAGCCTGAGGCCCGGCCCCGGGGGGGCCTGGTCCCCCTGACGGAGGTCTCAGGCTGCTGCACCCTGCGGAGCCAGAGGGCCTCAGACCCAGCAGCCTACTTCTGCATCTACACCTATCCCCAGGGCAAGCGTGGGGGCCGCCGTAGAACCGCACGCACCTTCCAGGCCGATGGGGCAGCCACCTATGAGGAGAACCGCGCTGAAGTCCAGCACTGGGCCACTGTGCTCATGTGTTTGCTCCGTGGGCTGCCGCTGCCTGGGGACAGGG AAATCACCCCGGAGCTCCTGACCAAGCCACCCCGGCTGCTCCTATTGGTCAATCCATTCGGGGGGCGGGGCCTAGCCTGGCAGTGGTGTAAGAACCACGTGCTGCCCATGATCACGGAAGCCGGGCTGTCCTTCAACCTCATCCAGACAG AACGCCAGAACCACGCCCGGGAGCTGGTACAGGGGTTGAAGCTGAGTGAGTGGGATGGCATCGTGACCCTCTCTGGGGACGGGCTGCTATTCGAG GTGCTGAACGGACTCCTCCATCGCCCTGACTGGGAGAAGGCTATTAGGATGCCTGTGGGCATCCTCCCGTGCGGCTCTGGCAATGCACTGGCCGGAGCAGTGAACCAGCATGGGGG GTTCGAGCAGGCGCTGGGCCTCGACCTGTTGCTCAACTGCTCGCTGCTCCTCTGCCGGGGCGGGGACCGCCCCCTGGACCTGCTCTCGGTGACGCTGGCCTCTGGTTCCCGCTGCATCTCCTTCCTGTCTGTGGCCTGGGGGTTCGTGTCTGATGTGGACATCCAGAGCGAGCGTTTCCGGGCCCTGGGCAGCGCCCGCTTCACACTGGGCGCTATGCTGGGCCTGGCCACGCTGCACACTTACCGGGGGCGCCTCTCCTACCTCCCTGCCTCCGGAGAGCCCgtctcccccagccctgcccagggCCTACCCCGAGCCAAGTCAGAGCTGACCCTggcccccgccccggcccctTCGCTCACCCACTCCCCCCTGCACCGCTCAGTGTCCGAcctgcctctgcccctgccccagccccagccccagccccccctGACCTCCCCCAGCTCCCCCGAGCCCCTGCCCATCCTGGCCCTCAATGGTGGGGGCCCAGAGCTGGCGGGGGACTGGGCTGGGGACGCCCCACTGTCCCCTGACCCACTGTTACCCTCGCCCCCAGCGTCCCCCAAAGCAGCCGTCCTCTCGCCCATCACTGAGGGCGCCCCAGAAACGCCCGAGTCCTCGGGGCTCCCGCCACCCACCCCGGATGCCCCAGTGGCCACGTGTACTGGGGGCCCGCCAGACCACCTGCTCCCACCCCTGGACGCCCCGCTGCCCCCGGGCTGGGTGACACTGGAGGAGGACTTTGTGCTCACGTTGGCAATGTTGCCCAGCCACCTGGGGGCCGATCTGGTAGCCGCCCCGAACGCGCGCTTTGACGACGGCCTGGTGCACCTGTTCTGGGTGCGCGGCGGCATCTCGCGGGCCGCGCTGCTGCGCCTCTTCCTGGCCATGGAGCGCGGCACCCACCTGAGCCTGGGCTACCCGCAGGTGGGCTACGCCACCACTCTTGCCTTCCGCCTCGAGCCCCTCACGCCCCGCGGCGTGCTCACGGTGGATGGGGAGCAGGTGGAGTACGGGCCGCTGCAGGCGCAGGTGCACCCGGGGTTGGGCAGGCTGCTCACCGGGCCGCCCGGCCGCCCCGCGGGGGAGCCCTGA
- the SPHK2 gene encoding sphingosine kinase 2 isoform X1: MLGKPGQELTQSWAHKPSRSLDKAEAMAPPPPPPPPAVNTPLLHGEFGSYPARGSRFALTLTPQALYIQRLRPKPEARPRGGLVPLTEVSGCCTLRSQRASDPAAYFCIYTYPQGKRGGRRRTARTFQADGAATYEENRAEVQHWATVLMCLLRGLPLPGDREITPELLTKPPRLLLLVNPFGGRGLAWQWCKNHVLPMITEAGLSFNLIQTERQNHARELVQGLKLSEWDGIVTLSGDGLLFEVLNGLLHRPDWEKAIRMPVGILPCGSGNALAGAVNQHGGFEQALGLDLLLNCSLLLCRGGDRPLDLLSVTLASGSRCISFLSVAWGFVSDVDIQSERFRALGSARFTLGAMLGLATLHTYRGRLSYLPASGEPVSPSPAQGLPRAKSELTLAPAPAPSLTHSPLHRSVSDLPLPLPQPQPQPPLTSPSSPEPLPILALNGGGPELAGDWAGDAPLSPDPLLPSPPASPKAAVLSPITEGAPETPESSGLPPPTPDAPVATCTGGPPDHLLPPLDAPLPPGWVTLEEDFVLTLAMLPSHLGADLVAAPNARFDDGLVHLFWVRGGISRAALLRLFLAMERGTHLSLGYPQVGYATTLAFRLEPLTPRGVLTVDGEQVEYGPLQAQVHPGLGRLLTGPPGRPAGEP; the protein is encoded by the exons ATGTTGGGA AAGCCTGGCCAGGAGCTGACCCAGAGCTGGGCTCACAAGCCTAGCAGAAGTCTGGACAAGGCTGAGGCCatggccccaccaccaccaccaccaccaccggctGTCAACACCCCGCTCCTGCACGGCGAGTTTGGCTCCTATCCAGCCCGCGGCTCCCGCTTCGCCCTCACTCTCACACCACAGGCCCTGTACATTCAGCGGCTGCGCCCCAAGCCTGAGGCCCGGCCCCGGGGGGGCCTGGTCCCCCTGACGGAGGTCTCAGGCTGCTGCACCCTGCGGAGCCAGAGGGCCTCAGACCCAGCAGCCTACTTCTGCATCTACACCTATCCCCAGGGCAAGCGTGGGGGCCGCCGTAGAACCGCACGCACCTTCCAGGCCGATGGGGCAGCCACCTATGAGGAGAACCGCGCTGAAGTCCAGCACTGGGCCACTGTGCTCATGTGTTTGCTCCGTGGGCTGCCGCTGCCTGGGGACAGGG AAATCACCCCGGAGCTCCTGACCAAGCCACCCCGGCTGCTCCTATTGGTCAATCCATTCGGGGGGCGGGGCCTAGCCTGGCAGTGGTGTAAGAACCACGTGCTGCCCATGATCACGGAAGCCGGGCTGTCCTTCAACCTCATCCAGACAG AACGCCAGAACCACGCCCGGGAGCTGGTACAGGGGTTGAAGCTGAGTGAGTGGGATGGCATCGTGACCCTCTCTGGGGACGGGCTGCTATTCGAG GTGCTGAACGGACTCCTCCATCGCCCTGACTGGGAGAAGGCTATTAGGATGCCTGTGGGCATCCTCCCGTGCGGCTCTGGCAATGCACTGGCCGGAGCAGTGAACCAGCATGGGGG GTTCGAGCAGGCGCTGGGCCTCGACCTGTTGCTCAACTGCTCGCTGCTCCTCTGCCGGGGCGGGGACCGCCCCCTGGACCTGCTCTCGGTGACGCTGGCCTCTGGTTCCCGCTGCATCTCCTTCCTGTCTGTGGCCTGGGGGTTCGTGTCTGATGTGGACATCCAGAGCGAGCGTTTCCGGGCCCTGGGCAGCGCCCGCTTCACACTGGGCGCTATGCTGGGCCTGGCCACGCTGCACACTTACCGGGGGCGCCTCTCCTACCTCCCTGCCTCCGGAGAGCCCgtctcccccagccctgcccagggCCTACCCCGAGCCAAGTCAGAGCTGACCCTggcccccgccccggcccctTCGCTCACCCACTCCCCCCTGCACCGCTCAGTGTCCGAcctgcctctgcccctgccccagccccagccccagccccccctGACCTCCCCCAGCTCCCCCGAGCCCCTGCCCATCCTGGCCCTCAATGGTGGGGGCCCAGAGCTGGCGGGGGACTGGGCTGGGGACGCCCCACTGTCCCCTGACCCACTGTTACCCTCGCCCCCAGCGTCCCCCAAAGCAGCCGTCCTCTCGCCCATCACTGAGGGCGCCCCAGAAACGCCCGAGTCCTCGGGGCTCCCGCCACCCACCCCGGATGCCCCAGTGGCCACGTGTACTGGGGGCCCGCCAGACCACCTGCTCCCACCCCTGGACGCCCCGCTGCCCCCGGGCTGGGTGACACTGGAGGAGGACTTTGTGCTCACGTTGGCAATGTTGCCCAGCCACCTGGGGGCCGATCTGGTAGCCGCCCCGAACGCGCGCTTTGACGACGGCCTGGTGCACCTGTTCTGGGTGCGCGGCGGCATCTCGCGGGCCGCGCTGCTGCGCCTCTTCCTGGCCATGGAGCGCGGCACCCACCTGAGCCTGGGCTACCCGCAGGTGGGCTACGCCACCACTCTTGCCTTCCGCCTCGAGCCCCTCACGCCCCGCGGCGTGCTCACGGTGGATGGGGAGCAGGTGGAGTACGGGCCGCTGCAGGCGCAGGTGCACCCGGGGTTGGGCAGGCTGCTCACCGGGCCGCCCGGCCGCCCCGCGGGGGAGCCCTGA
- the SPHK2 gene encoding sphingosine kinase 2 isoform X3 — protein MAPPPPPPPPAVNTPLLHGEFGSYPARGSRFALTLTPQALYIQRLRPKPEARPRGGLVPLTEVSGCCTLRSQRASDPAAYFCIYTYPQGKRGGRRRTARTFQADGAATYEENRAEVQHWATVLMCLLRGLPLPGDREITPELLTKPPRLLLLVNPFGGRGLAWQWCKNHVLPMITEAGLSFNLIQTERQNHARELVQGLKLSEWDGIVTLSGDGLLFEVLNGLLHRPDWEKAIRMPVGILPCGSGNALAGAVNQHGGFEQALGLDLLLNCSLLLCRGGDRPLDLLSVTLASGSRCISFLSVAWGFVSDVDIQSERFRALGSARFTLGAMLGLATLHTYRGRLSYLPASGEPVSPSPAQGLPRAKSELTLAPAPAPSLTHSPLHRSVSDLPLPLPQPQPQPPLTSPSSPEPLPILALNGGGPELAGDWAGDAPLSPDPLLPSPPASPKAAVLSPITEGAPETPESSGLPPPTPDAPVATCTGGPPDHLLPPLDAPLPPGWVTLEEDFVLTLAMLPSHLGADLVAAPNARFDDGLVHLFWVRGGISRAALLRLFLAMERGTHLSLGYPQVGYATTLAFRLEPLTPRGVLTVDGEQVEYGPLQAQVHPGLGRLLTGPPGRPAGEP, from the exons atggccccaccaccaccaccaccaccaccggctGTCAACACCCCGCTCCTGCACGGCGAGTTTGGCTCCTATCCAGCCCGCGGCTCCCGCTTCGCCCTCACTCTCACACCACAGGCCCTGTACATTCAGCGGCTGCGCCCCAAGCCTGAGGCCCGGCCCCGGGGGGGCCTGGTCCCCCTGACGGAGGTCTCAGGCTGCTGCACCCTGCGGAGCCAGAGGGCCTCAGACCCAGCAGCCTACTTCTGCATCTACACCTATCCCCAGGGCAAGCGTGGGGGCCGCCGTAGAACCGCACGCACCTTCCAGGCCGATGGGGCAGCCACCTATGAGGAGAACCGCGCTGAAGTCCAGCACTGGGCCACTGTGCTCATGTGTTTGCTCCGTGGGCTGCCGCTGCCTGGGGACAGGG AAATCACCCCGGAGCTCCTGACCAAGCCACCCCGGCTGCTCCTATTGGTCAATCCATTCGGGGGGCGGGGCCTAGCCTGGCAGTGGTGTAAGAACCACGTGCTGCCCATGATCACGGAAGCCGGGCTGTCCTTCAACCTCATCCAGACAG AACGCCAGAACCACGCCCGGGAGCTGGTACAGGGGTTGAAGCTGAGTGAGTGGGATGGCATCGTGACCCTCTCTGGGGACGGGCTGCTATTCGAG GTGCTGAACGGACTCCTCCATCGCCCTGACTGGGAGAAGGCTATTAGGATGCCTGTGGGCATCCTCCCGTGCGGCTCTGGCAATGCACTGGCCGGAGCAGTGAACCAGCATGGGGG GTTCGAGCAGGCGCTGGGCCTCGACCTGTTGCTCAACTGCTCGCTGCTCCTCTGCCGGGGCGGGGACCGCCCCCTGGACCTGCTCTCGGTGACGCTGGCCTCTGGTTCCCGCTGCATCTCCTTCCTGTCTGTGGCCTGGGGGTTCGTGTCTGATGTGGACATCCAGAGCGAGCGTTTCCGGGCCCTGGGCAGCGCCCGCTTCACACTGGGCGCTATGCTGGGCCTGGCCACGCTGCACACTTACCGGGGGCGCCTCTCCTACCTCCCTGCCTCCGGAGAGCCCgtctcccccagccctgcccagggCCTACCCCGAGCCAAGTCAGAGCTGACCCTggcccccgccccggcccctTCGCTCACCCACTCCCCCCTGCACCGCTCAGTGTCCGAcctgcctctgcccctgccccagccccagccccagccccccctGACCTCCCCCAGCTCCCCCGAGCCCCTGCCCATCCTGGCCCTCAATGGTGGGGGCCCAGAGCTGGCGGGGGACTGGGCTGGGGACGCCCCACTGTCCCCTGACCCACTGTTACCCTCGCCCCCAGCGTCCCCCAAAGCAGCCGTCCTCTCGCCCATCACTGAGGGCGCCCCAGAAACGCCCGAGTCCTCGGGGCTCCCGCCACCCACCCCGGATGCCCCAGTGGCCACGTGTACTGGGGGCCCGCCAGACCACCTGCTCCCACCCCTGGACGCCCCGCTGCCCCCGGGCTGGGTGACACTGGAGGAGGACTTTGTGCTCACGTTGGCAATGTTGCCCAGCCACCTGGGGGCCGATCTGGTAGCCGCCCCGAACGCGCGCTTTGACGACGGCCTGGTGCACCTGTTCTGGGTGCGCGGCGGCATCTCGCGGGCCGCGCTGCTGCGCCTCTTCCTGGCCATGGAGCGCGGCACCCACCTGAGCCTGGGCTACCCGCAGGTGGGCTACGCCACCACTCTTGCCTTCCGCCTCGAGCCCCTCACGCCCCGCGGCGTGCTCACGGTGGATGGGGAGCAGGTGGAGTACGGGCCGCTGCAGGCGCAGGTGCACCCGGGGTTGGGCAGGCTGCTCACCGGGCCGCCCGGCCGCCCCGCGGGGGAGCCCTGA